The following nucleotide sequence is from Grus americana isolate bGruAme1 unplaced genomic scaffold, bGruAme1.mat scaffold_394, whole genome shotgun sequence.
AAGTTGCAACTTGGACTTCCCCTTCAGAATTAATCAGATGTAACTACCTTGTTATTTAATTTGATAATTTCTTAGGACAAAACACTTTTGACATAGCTAATCTTTTATGGACCAGTCATGTTGgcatgaaatttgaaaaaaacatcatTTGGCATCATCATGTTGTTTATCAAAGAAAATTGTCAGAAAAGGGAGCAAGATCACTGCAGATGCAGGCATTGGTGAAGTGTCCTTTGGATGGCAGGGGCAGGATGGCCTCCTGTCACATGCAGACCCAGCATAGGCTGATTGTGATTAACTGTTAAGGTACTGtggtattttcttcttacagGAGGTTCACATCATACTTGTGTATTCCTGGGctcttttgatttttcctgctaataataaaatgcattgttcTAACAGAAAActtacatgaaaacaaatcttttgaTTTAGATTAAAAACCTTGCAAAAATACCTGCTGTGAATACATGTAGAAGAGCTAGATGTTAATGGCTGTTTACAGTGTGGGAGCATCCAGCAGAGTAGCTTAGCTGGGGGATCAAGTGGGATAGACGCTATAGATGAAAACTATGTGCTTTACCCAAGTCATTTTCAAACTACAAACTGATTGATGAGAGGCTCTTCTGTCTGACACCACTTAATTTAATGGCTTTCAGATGTGGCATTGACAGCAGTTCTGGTTCCAGTGCTGGTGATGGTCTTCACTACTCTGATTCTTATCTTAGTTTGTGCGTGGCATTGGAGAAACCGGTAAATGAATAGATTAATGAAAGTACTTTAAATGAATGTTAGCCTGGTGTGTGGGAAGGGAATGCTGCATGTATTGCTATGGGAACTACATGGTCCACATTTGCGGAATTTTCAGAATTGTATTCTCTGTGAGACAACGTTGACTTGAATAGTGAGCAcagtgaaaacagctttttgtaaCTATTTTCATTAGACGTGCTTTTACTGAAAACTGGTTTCTCCAGTAGCAGCAGACTGGTGATGGCAAGCCAGGTTACTGGtgcttttactttaaatttgAGGACCAGTTACAGTCAAGGTGGTAGTTGCTGAGCATTAATTAATGCATCTTCTGATAAGCAGACTAcctaaaatactctttttttcttttttttttacagcaagaaaaaaactgagGGCACTTACGATCTACCTTACTGGATCGTGCAGGTAACAAAATGGTTTTATGAAATCCCTTGGCATTTTTGGTTCGATGTGTGTTTCAGATGCAGTAACACGGACAATTTCCACTAGCAGAAGCTTCTCTAATGCTGATGTAGGCATAGTgaacactgaatttctttttctgtacagACTTAACTGCTTCATTCTCTGAATTATTtccagaaatagaaaatgccTTGTTTCCTGTTAGCGGTTACAGCTCCagtttttggttgtgtttttttagTAAAGTATAAAACCTCTTAATTATAcaacatggggggggggaaataatttaTGAGGAATGTCTTTATACATTTGATAATCAAATATTTGGTACTACTTTTGTCCTAGAAAAATTGTTCATCCTAGTGCACAAGGTCTGTCAACTTTGTGTCTCTTCATTGCTCTAGTAAGCATGTGGGATTGTTTGCAGCCCCTTTTAGGCATATTTTCCATCCCACGGTCTTGTGCCCCATTAACTTAAGATCAGACAGTCTGATCAGCGCATTGCAAGTGTCCTGAAAATGCTTCTGCTACAGCATAAAGGGGTGGTGCAGCAGCTGGTTTGTACTGTTGGTATGACCGTGCTTCACTTCTCCGTCTTCATGTTGAAAATTTCCACCTGTGTGTTTGCTCACTGGCAGTTTTAAGTATGCCTTATCCTTTAGACAAGAAACCTTTTAAcaaccttatttttatttactgcctGTCCATTTCCAGTAGGTCACAGCATTGTTGGCTTAGAATGTTAGATTCAAAATATTCCGTATTTAATTGTCAGTGATGGACATGCCtaggttttctttcctgtttgtttaaatttaaacattcagtatgtagatctgttttaaaaggaagttttgcacaatgcagtatgaaaataatgttgccACGCTTCTCTGTGGAAcctctgcctgtcccctccCACAGGCTACCTCAAATTTTGTTAAACAGTGTTCTGTGGTTTTGAATCTCCTACAGGATGGTCTCTTACAGTGGGGATGAAATATGTTAATGGACAGCAAAACTAGAGTGGCTCTGGCtactggggaagggagggcaaGGAATGTGACAAAACCAACCCTCCCTACCACAGTCACTCCTTGTCATTTCCACTGATGTCAGAAATCCTCTTTATTCAGGttttttgcaaatattcacTGATCAGCCTTTTTCTGCAATGTGAGTTAGAAACGTGACATTAACAGCCAGAAACCACATTCATTAAATGTACTCTTAGGTTATTAACTGAGGTTGTCTCAAATTTTGTGTAAATACTTGATTTACAAATTGGAATCATGGCTGActtctcagtattttctgtgttgtatttTCTGAGTTTATTAATGTGATAAGtagccccagcactgctgctaaTGGACATTCAGGAATAGAGTCGCTAGACTGCAGAAGTTCTGCTGGTGTTTGAAGGCGTGGGAAGTCAGGCGAGTTGATTGGGTGaatcttctgtttctgaatcTTCAGTCTGccagaaaatactaaaatatctTGTAACCTTAGGGTCATGCAAATACTGATAATCGAGTTGTTTACCTGCTACTACAAAATACAAGCTGTGgtgtaaaaatgttttagtaGCTTAAAACACAGTATATGTGCAGTCTTAGgaggtgtgtgtttg
It contains:
- the LOC129200671 gene encoding discoidin, CUB and LCCL domain-containing protein 2-like — protein: MPPPPQNKNDDFSDDFIHSVKTSLQTDKTTFTPEIKNTTVTPSVTKDVALTAVLVPVLVMVFTTLILILVCAWHWRNRKKKTEGTYDLPYWIVQDGLLQWG